Part of the Sphingomonas sp. Leaf357 genome, AAGATGATCGCCCGGATCGCCTCGGTTGCCAAGGCGGATGCGGACCCGGCGAGCTTCATTTTCCCGATTATGACCGCGATGGTCAGCATGGAGGACATGCGCGCCAGTTTCGGCGGCGGCGTCTATGGCAATGCCGGCAAGGTCTATGACAGTCCGCTGCTCGGCGCGCAGGGCAAGGCGGCGTTGAACGCCGGGATCCAGCGGATCGCGTCCGATGCCCCTGCCCGCGCCTTCGCCACCGCCTGGTATCGGCCGACCGGGCGGTTCGCCACGCCGTTGGTGGCGGTACATAATCCGCATGACGGGCTGGTCTTCGCCGAACAGGCGTTGCTGCTGCGCCGATACGTGAAGGCCGCCGGCAACGAGGAGCGGTTGTTCCAGCTCTGGGCGCCATCGGTGCGGAAGGACATTCCCGGCACCGGGCTGAAAGGCTGGGCGCATTGCGGCTTCACGCCGCGCCAGGCGGCGGTGCTGTGGACCACGCTGCACGCCTGGGTCGAGACCGGGCGGCGGCCCCAAACGGGACGATATTGAGATGGCGGGCGTGATCGATCGGCGGCAGGCACTCGCGCTCGGCGCGGCCGCGATGGCGACACCGGTGCTGGCGCGTACGCCACGATCTGACTTCCTGTGGGGTGCGGCGACCGCCGGACATCAGATCGAGGGCAACAACGTCAACGCGGACATCTGGCTGCTCGAACAGGTCAAGCCAACCGTGTTCGCCGAACCCTCCGGCGATGCCTGCGACAGCCTGAACCGCTGGGCGGAGGATGTCGCGATCGTCAAGGCGCTGGGCCTCAACGCCTATCGCTTCTCGGTCGAATGGGCGCGGATCGAGCCGGTCCAGGGCCGGTTCAGCCAGGCCTATCTAGATCATTATGCGCGGATCGTGGATCGCTGTCGCGTATCCGGGCTGGCCCCGATCGTGACCTTCAACCATTTCACCACGCCGCGCTGGTTCGCCGCGCGCGGCGGCTGGGAAGCGGCGGACGCCCCGGCGCTCTTCGCGCGCTATTGCGACCGGGTGGCGCGGGCGATGGCGGGCGGCATCAGCCATGCGCTGACCTTCAACGAGCCGAATCTCTCGATCAGCGGCCCCTGGTCGCGCTTCCAGCCGGATGCCAAAGCGCGTGCGGCGACGCGCGCGATGATCGACGCGGCGGCCAAGGCCTGCGGTTCCGACCGATTCTCGCTGCTCAACGGCGGCGATGCGACGCCGATGATCCCGGGCGTGTTGCGCGCGCACCGGACCGGCCGCGACGCGATCAAGGCGGTGCGCGGCGACCTGCCGGTGGGGCTCAGCCTCGCGATCTCGGACGATGTGAGCATCGACGGCGACGCCCTGCTCGCCGCCAAGCGTCGCGCCCATTACGAACCGTTCTTCGAGGCGGGGCGGGATGACGATTTCCTCGGGGTGCAGACTTACGAACGAACCTATATCGGTCGCGCCGGCCCGCTCGACACGCCCCCCACGACGCCGCGCCGCGCCGACGGCAAGCCGTACGAGCCCGAAGCGATCGGCGGATCGATCCGCTACGCGCACAAGGCCACCGGCAAGCCGATCCTCGTGACCGAGAACGGCATCGATGCCAGCGACGATGCCGAGCGGGCGCGCTTCATTCCGGCCGCCATCGCCGCGGTGCAAGCGGCGGGTCGCGACGGCATCCCGATCCTGGGCTATATCCACTGGTCGCTGCTCGACAATTTCGAATGGCTGAGCGGCTACAAGCCCCGCTACGGTCTGGTCGCGGTCGACCGCACGACGTTCAAGCGGACCGTCAAGCCCAGCGCGCGCGTTTACGCCGCTCTCGTAAGGAAGCACATGCGATGATCCGATGGCTGATACCGCTGGCGATAGTGACGACGCCGGCCGCCGCGCAGAGCATTGCCAAGCAGGTTCCGACCTTTTCGCTGCCGCCGTCCAACCAGTTGAGCGACGCGGCCCGGCAGGTGCTGGCGCAAATGGATGCGGCGACCGCGCCAGACGCGATCAAGGGCGATGTCGCGAAACAGCGCGCCTTTTACGGCAAATGGAACGACGATCGCCTGGCCGAGATGCGCCGGCATTTCCGGACCAAGATCCGCCACGAAACGATCGCCGGCGTCGGCGTGGACATCGTCGATCCCGAAGGCGGCACGGCGAAGGACAATATCGCTCGGGTCCTCATCAACGTCCATGGCGGGGCGTTCATGTGGGGCGCGGGCAGCGGCGCACTGGTCGAGGCGATCCCGATCGCCGCGACGATGCGCGTGCGCGTGGTGACGGTGGACTATCGCCTCGCGCCCGAACATCGATATCCGGCGGCGTCGGAGGACGTGACCGCCGTGTACCGCGATCTGCTCAAGCGCTACCGGCCCGAGAATATCGGCATCTATGGCTGTTCGGCCGGCGGCGTCATCACCGCGCAGGCGACGGCGTGGATCGCCAAGCAGGGCCTGCCCCGCCCCGGCGCGATCGGGACATTCTGCGGCACCGGTGCGCCGTATAGCGGCGACAGCCCGTATCTCTCGCCGGCGCTGGCGGGTAACGCGCCACCCGCGATCCCGGCGCTGCCGGCGGTTCTGCCGGTCGGCTACATGGCGGGCGTGGCAGCGGGCGATCCGCTCGCTTATCCGCTGAACGCGGAGGCCGAGATCAAGGCGATGCCGCCGACCCTGCTGCTGGCAGGCGGACGCGACTTCGCGGTCAGCGCGCTGACGCTCGCGCATCGCCGCCTCGCCGCGGCCGGCGTGGACAGCGAATTGCAGCTGTTCGACGGCCTGCCCCACGCCTTCTTCATGTGGCCCGACATGCCCGAATCCGAGGAGGCCTTCGCCACGATCGCGCGCTTCTTCGATCGTCATCTCGGCCGCCGCCCACGCTGATTGTCGCTTCGTCCAGGAGTTTCCCCATGTCGTTCCGTTTCGCAGCCGCGCCGCTCGCCCTGCTCATCGCCGTCCCGCTCGCCGCGCAGACCGCGCCCGCGACCGGTCCTACCGCCGCGCAGGATGCGCTGGCCGCAAAGGCCCGCGCGAACGGCGCGACCGATCTGACGACCCGGCCCGCGCCCGGCGGCGGCGTCACGCTGGTCGGCAAGCTGAAGGGCGACCAGTTCGCCGTGTCCTTCCCGACCGGATGGAAGGGCGACGGGCTGGTCTATGCGCATGGCTATTCGACTCCCGGCACGCCGGTCGCGGTGTCCGAGGATCCGGTCACCGCCAGCACCGGCGGAGGGCTGATGCGCTTCGCCTACGAAGACGGCGTCGCGGTCGGCCACAGCGCCTATGACAAGGATGGCCTGGGCGTCGAGACGGGCACACGCAACACCAAGCGGTTGCGCGATTTCCTCGTCAAGCTGGGCGCGCGCCGCGTCTATGCCGCGGGGGATTCAATGGGCGGCGGGATCGTCGTGACGTTGCTCGAAACCTATCCGCGGGCCTTTGCCGGCGGTCTGGCCCGATGCGGTGTCGTGAGCAGCTGGAAGACGCTGCTCGGCCAGCTCTACGACATGCGCGCGGCATATAATTTCCTCACCAAGGGTACGCCCTATGCGCTGCCCGGCGAACAGGACATCCGCCGTTCCGCGCTATCGCCCATCCCCCCGGCGGGCACGACGACCGACGCCAAGATCTACGGGTGGGGGCAGTTGACGCGGGTCGCGACCCCAGTGCTGGCGCTGTTCGCGGCAGCGAAGAAGGATCCCGCCGGCCACGAGGCGCGCATCCTGCGCCAGGTCGCGGCGATCGGCGGATTCGATGTCGATCCCGGATCGATCGCCTTCCCGCTCGTCACCGCCGCTTTGGGGGCCGAAGACATGGCGACGACGACCGGTGGCCAGCCCTATGGCAATATCGGCAAGGTCTATGCCAACGACACGATGACCGCGCAGGAGGCCGACGCGCTCAATCGCGGAATCCAGCGCGTCGCGGCGTCGCCCGGCGCGGTCGCCTATCTGACGCGCTGGCACGAGGCGAGCGGACGCATCGCGGTGCCGTTGGTGACGATGCACAACAGCATCGATTCCCTGGTGCCGTATGCTCAGGAAGTGGCGTTCGCGAAAACCGTCGCCAAAGCCGGCAGCTCCGCGCGTCTGGCGCCCTATGCGGTACCGCCGCTACGCGCACCGCTGCCGGTCGGGGGCGTGGAGGCCTATACCCATTGCGGCTTCACGCCCGAACAGACCAAGGCCGCGTGGTCCGCGCTCCGCGATTGGACCGAGACGGGCAAGCGACCCGCCGCCGATGCGGTGAAGTAATTGCGCGGCCGGCGGGTGCCGCAGCCCGAGCGAGACGTCGCCCGAAACATCACATTCGCTGCCTGAGCTATGTCGCGATGCCGGCCTTGCATCCGCCGCCCGACGCTAACGGTCCCGGCTCACCGGATCGGATCGTAGCTGAACAGCCAGAGCGCCGAGGCCTGTTTCCCGCGATCCCCGGTACGCTGCAAGCGCCCGACCATCGTGTATTTCTCTCCCGCTTTCAGCGTACCGGACGGCATCAGTCCGGCAAGGCGCGGCGCGATGTAGAGGATGACCGGATAGCCGTCGTCGGTGGTCATCGCAGCAGCGGTATAGCCGAGCTTTCCGCCGACCACGTTGACGTTCACCTGCCCGATCCCGGTTGGCGGGGTCAGGCTGGTGACGGTGCCGGTCACGCGGATGAGATTGCCGAGCGGCTGGTCCGTCCTGTCGTCGAACGGGCGCTTCGTGCGCATCCGCTCGGTATTGACCGCATCGTAATGCGTCAGAAGTTGACCCAGCGTCTGATACTGGATCGTCCACTTGGTATGCGCGGCATTGTTGAGCGTGAGGTTGAAGATCTCGAAGAGATTGTCGGTCCATTGCTTGCAGCCATCGGCATCATCGCAATAGCCCCAGGCCGCATCGATCCATTGCAACAACTGGGAATCCGGATTGCTGAATTCAGCCTCCTTGGCGAGGCCGGGGCCGAACGCCACCGCCGCCTGATGCTGGCGCGGAGCGACCACCGCGACGGCACCGTTGCCGACATCGAGCTTGCCGACACGGAGTTGCCGCATCATCGCCCAGGCATAATCCTGGGCGGTCATGCCGCGCAGATCATTGACGACGATGAAGGTCATTTCGACGCCGACATCCCTCGCCAGCGTGTACAGCCGCTGGTCCATGGCACGGGCGCGGACCGGATCGAGCTTGCCGGTCTCGTCGATGATGAACCGGCCGTATTTGAACGGAATCGATCCCGGACTGGGCAGGGTGCGCGCCACGCTCCACTCCGGCTGGACCGGCGTGGTTCTGGCCCCGGTGTCGGGCCTTGCGGCGGTGCCGCCGCCGCCACAATCGGTTCGACCGGATTGCTCGCAGGACTGAACCCAGCCTTCGCGGATCGCCACCATTCGGGCCTGCTTGTCGGGATGCGTGAAGCTCGCATGGTCAGAACCCACGGCCGCGATCATCCGGGTCGTAGCTTCCAGCGGCGCACCCATCTTGTAGAGCACGAACCCGCTGAACTTGTCCGCCTCCAGTTCGATCTCCGGGCGGCTGCCACCCGGCACGATCGTATGGCCGGACAGGTGATGGCCGATCTCGTGCGCCATGACGCTGATCGGGCCCCACGGGCTGCCGGATTCGGCCTGCGCCGCCGCCATGAACTTCGGATTGAACGCGATCACCCGGCGCGGCACGCGACCCTCGTCGAGCAGGATCACCGCCGCCGCATTGTCGACCGGTCCGGAGACCACCACGAAATTCGCCGGCAGCCCGGTGAAGCCCATGATCCGGTTGATCGCCACCGAACATTGCTGCGGCACCGGCCCGGTGAGCGCCGCGGGCTGCGCGGTGACCGGGCGGCCGTCATAGGAACAGGCCTGCAGCGTCGAGGCGATGGCCTCCACCTTTTGCGATCGCGACAGGGAGGCCGAGGGCGTCTCCTTCTTGCCCTGATCACAACCGGGCAGCAGCAGCGCGCCCATCGTCAAAGCCAGTGATGAAACGAGTGTTCGGGCCATGTCGCCTCCCTTCACGTCATCGCGTAACGATCCATAGTATCGCCAACGCA contains:
- a CDS encoding family 1 glycosylhydrolase; the encoded protein is MAGVIDRRQALALGAAAMATPVLARTPRSDFLWGAATAGHQIEGNNVNADIWLLEQVKPTVFAEPSGDACDSLNRWAEDVAIVKALGLNAYRFSVEWARIEPVQGRFSQAYLDHYARIVDRCRVSGLAPIVTFNHFTTPRWFAARGGWEAADAPALFARYCDRVARAMAGGISHALTFNEPNLSISGPWSRFQPDAKARAATRAMIDAAAKACGSDRFSLLNGGDATPMIPGVLRAHRTGRDAIKAVRGDLPVGLSLAISDDVSIDGDALLAAKRRAHYEPFFEAGRDDDFLGVQTYERTYIGRAGPLDTPPTTPRRADGKPYEPEAIGGSIRYAHKATGKPILVTENGIDASDDAERARFIPAAIAAVQAAGRDGIPILGYIHWSLLDNFEWLSGYKPRYGLVAVDRTTFKRTVKPSARVYAALVRKHMR
- a CDS encoding alpha/beta hydrolase, coding for MIRWLIPLAIVTTPAAAQSIAKQVPTFSLPPSNQLSDAARQVLAQMDAATAPDAIKGDVAKQRAFYGKWNDDRLAEMRRHFRTKIRHETIAGVGVDIVDPEGGTAKDNIARVLINVHGGAFMWGAGSGALVEAIPIAATMRVRVVTVDYRLAPEHRYPAASEDVTAVYRDLLKRYRPENIGIYGCSAGGVITAQATAWIAKQGLPRPGAIGTFCGTGAPYSGDSPYLSPALAGNAPPAIPALPAVLPVGYMAGVAAGDPLAYPLNAEAEIKAMPPTLLLAGGRDFAVSALTLAHRRLAAAGVDSELQLFDGLPHAFFMWPDMPESEEAFATIARFFDRHLGRRPR
- a CDS encoding alpha/beta hydrolase family protein, whose amino-acid sequence is MSFRFAAAPLALLIAVPLAAQTAPATGPTAAQDALAAKARANGATDLTTRPAPGGGVTLVGKLKGDQFAVSFPTGWKGDGLVYAHGYSTPGTPVAVSEDPVTASTGGGLMRFAYEDGVAVGHSAYDKDGLGVETGTRNTKRLRDFLVKLGARRVYAAGDSMGGGIVVTLLETYPRAFAGGLARCGVVSSWKTLLGQLYDMRAAYNFLTKGTPYALPGEQDIRRSALSPIPPAGTTTDAKIYGWGQLTRVATPVLALFAAAKKDPAGHEARILRQVAAIGGFDVDPGSIAFPLVTAALGAEDMATTTGGQPYGNIGKVYANDTMTAQEADALNRGIQRVAASPGAVAYLTRWHEASGRIAVPLVTMHNSIDSLVPYAQEVAFAKTVAKAGSSARLAPYAVPPLRAPLPVGGVEAYTHCGFTPEQTKAAWSALRDWTETGKRPAADAVK
- a CDS encoding TPM domain-containing protein: MARTLVSSLALTMGALLLPGCDQGKKETPSASLSRSQKVEAIASTLQACSYDGRPVTAQPAALTGPVPQQCSVAINRIMGFTGLPANFVVVSGPVDNAAAVILLDEGRVPRRVIAFNPKFMAAAQAESGSPWGPISVMAHEIGHHLSGHTIVPGGSRPEIELEADKFSGFVLYKMGAPLEATTRMIAAVGSDHASFTHPDKQARMVAIREGWVQSCEQSGRTDCGGGGTAARPDTGARTTPVQPEWSVARTLPSPGSIPFKYGRFIIDETGKLDPVRARAMDQRLYTLARDVGVEMTFIVVNDLRGMTAQDYAWAMMRQLRVGKLDVGNGAVAVVAPRQHQAAVAFGPGLAKEAEFSNPDSQLLQWIDAAWGYCDDADGCKQWTDNLFEIFNLTLNNAAHTKWTIQYQTLGQLLTHYDAVNTERMRTKRPFDDRTDQPLGNLIRVTGTVTSLTPPTGIGQVNVNVVGGKLGYTAAAMTTDDGYPVILYIAPRLAGLMPSGTLKAGEKYTMVGRLQRTGDRGKQASALWLFSYDPIR